One Glycine max cultivar Williams 82 chromosome 8, Glycine_max_v4.0, whole genome shotgun sequence genomic window, ACAGTCATTTTAGAAGTAGAAGAATAGTTGAATGTGAATTGAGGTAAAATCTCTTCTGTTGTGTGAAATGTACTTGTTGCATCTAAGGACGTGTCCCTAACCAATGGGTTAGCATCTTGCTAAACCATCCTAATGAAGGAGGGAAAGGAAATCTGTTGTAATTGTTACTTTGtttttatagaaatttatagttttacttaagtaattcaaatatatatgatGTTATCTTAaattccttttctgtttttcttgtGCAGCGGGCTCTGCCTTTTTCTTTGGATAATTCTTTTGAAACATTCAAGGGTCTTCTCAAAAGCCCATTGGAATTAACAAGTCATCTGCAGGTCTCAGTGTTGTCCTTGCTTGTGGAATACATTGAATGGTGTCCTGATGATGAAATTCCTATCAGAACTCCACCCATGTTGTACAAATACTTACAACCATTCATTaaattgttaatgttttctccATACAATGAAACAAGGGAACTGGCTTACAAGCTGGCCTTGGCAGCTATGTTCAGTACTGGTGCTTTTGATGGGAATCTTCACGAGATAGAAGcatggtttttatttttaccaGGTTATCATGGAAAGAAACCCCCTGTCAAAATCTCGGAGGTTGATGTATTACAGAGTTTGACTCTATTTGTCATATCATTCTTTTGCGATGCTGTTTCTACACTTggaaataatttgattaaatattggGATATTCTTAAGAGTCATGCCCATTGTTTGGAAGGTGGTGAAGGTAATTAGTTCTATATTCTCTTATTTCAATTCTTTGTATACACTTCACTCTAAAATCACTTATATCATATACTGCTTATTTTCCATTTTGTTCTACTGCATAAGTTTTTGATCTGGCTCTATAAATTTCATATGATCAGCATAATGCGTGAGCTCATTTTGTAGGGTCATAGTATCCAGTTGGggtgctgtttttttttttttttggcatttctTTGGAAATGTTACTATCTGGTATTGCCAAAATTGTTAGTAAGTTTTGGCTCGTTATTGCTGATTTAGTGGTTTTCCTTGCAGATTTATCACCTCAATTTAGCCCTTTTATCATATGTGTGCTAGAGAAGTGTCTAAAGGTGATCCGACCTAAAACAGGATCCTGCTCGTTGCCTAAAAAATCAATGGTATTATTATACACTTGCAATACAGTCAAGTATCTCTTGCAAACACAGGTACATAATACATCATTGTACATTTTTGCTTAATTTTGTTTGCAGTTTGTGTGCATCTAATGCTAGATCTGTGTTTCTGATAGGTCAACGCAGGATTGTTATCTGCTTTAGTTCATGCAGACTTGACAGAGAGACTTGGTGGAAGTTATGAATGTGATGAAGTCTTTCCTGAGTGGAAGCCACTGAAGGATTTATTGGACTTTGTGGAGAGCATATTACACCAAAGGAATTATTGCATTTTCTCTAAAAATGAAGAATCTGTCCTTCCTGATAGTTCTTTGGGAAGTGCGCTTGGTAGTGTAAATAGATTGTTGAATTGTGGGTCTGGTCATGGTATTGCTGAAACAACCATAGCTTTCATATCCTCCATTATATTGGAAGGCACCAATAAAATATTGACAAATCTGCCATCACATGTGGTCATACCACGTGACTTAGTTGGAGTTCCTTTCTCACTCTTATTATCAGTACTTTTTCTTGATTATAGTGTTCTTCACCATGCTTCTAAGTTGTGGCCTGTAATGTTTTATGCTGCCTTGGATATGGCCATGTCAGATCTTGGTATTGATGGTCAAAATGCAGCTCCTGTTGAGACTTCTGATCTTACATTGCATCCAGATTCTCTAACTTGTAGCCAACTTTTAGATGCTTCTGAAGTTGATGCTGTTACATTTAGTATCTTTCTAAAACAGGCGCCTTTCCATGTGATATTTCCTGCGATGATGTGTATGAATGGTCCTTACATATCAAAGCTATCTAAAATACAAGAGTTTTTACTGCATAAATTATCTGAGTCAAATGATAGCTTGCTCCTTACCAATCTGCAACTCATTCTGTTCTGGACTCATCGGATTCAGTTATGTTATGAAGTTAACCCAATAGCTGAAGTTGAACAACTTTTGAATCTGTGTGTTATACTTGTAGGGAGCTTGTTAGCTCAATTATTGGTTCCAGAAAGTGGTTCTGACTGGTCTATAAACTCTGCCTTTTATTCATTAAGACATAACATTCAAGAAGTGATTAAAACCATTTTTTGTCATCCTTGTGTTTTGATCTCATTATCCTTTTCTTTGGGAAGTTGTCAGAATCTTTCAAATGGAAATGTAGAGAATGATATCAATATGCTAAATGTAGTATCCAATGAGGGGTTTCACAACTTTGGTAATCCAGTTTTAAAGATATTAACAATGACTCTAGAGTCCATGTGGTCTTTATCTGGTGCCCACCTTTGTGTGTCAACAGCTGAAGATGTTGCTAATAATATTGTGAAGGCATTTAAACGCCTTCAACAAAAACTATTTCTGGATGTCAGAAACAGATTTGAGCTGTACATTCGTACTGAAGATGTGATGCCTCTTCTTCCAACATTGTATGCTTTACATTCTTTGCATCGATTTTTATCCCCTTTTCAGCTCCTTGAATTAGTGAATTGGATGTTCAGTAGAGATGAGTTTGATGATTTGCCAATTAAGAAATCCTCAATATTTGTTGGATGTTCCTTAGCTGCTGATGCTTTCAGTGCTTTATCCATTTATTTTCAGCAGTCAACTGAAAACAGGGCACCGTATGATTTGTTTTGGGAGATGGGTGAAAAGAATATGAAAGCTGATATTTTTGAGCAGATTTACCTCAAGGTAGTTGACTTTTCTGTATGTTATGAAATAGATAGTGCAGATAGATGCTTGCTTGAAGCTGTCAATCTCTTGTATAAGCAGAAACATTTGCAACAAGAAACGTTTCATCCTTTGCTGTTGGTCATGTGGAAAATTATAATGGTTACTCCATTGAAAGTGCTTTCCCATTGCATTTACAAGACTAATGCTAAGAAAGCTACGTTTTTACATATTCTTTCTGAATTGAGTTCCCTCCATTCGTTGATCTTTGGGCATTTATTTTTGGGTACAGTGAATAGAAGTTTACATCATGGTATTGGTGTGATGGAACATACCTTTGATCCTACTCTCTCAGAAGATCAGTTTTTGCTGCTTCTGCCGGCCTCTTTGTCATACTTCAGCTTAATTTCTAAGAGACTTAGAGAGCAGAGTCACAGAGATTTTGAACATTTACCTTACTTTTATTCAAAAATTCTCTTAAAAGGTTTCAGTCAGTGGAAGAGGTTTTCCTCAAAAGATATATTTCAGGAACAATATGGGGAATTCTTTCCATCATCTGCTCAAGAACTTCTGTGTCTTACTGATCTTAGTCTTCTTGGGAAATCAATTCATATGTTAAAGTATCACTTTGCTCATAATGGGGATATGATGAAACTGAAAAAGCGATTAAATCTATTCAAATCCATTTTCCCAAAATTTGATTCACATGATGATCTGATGAACTGTGATTGTCAAGTTATTGATAGTTATTCCCTGCGTCAGTCTTTGAACATCATCAATTGTGTTGTTGCAAAGATATCACtttgtaaaatattattgtttcatGAAGCAGGTGGGGATTTCAAAGATGTTGCTGTGAAAATGCAAAGCAAATTAGGTAGATGCAGGATacatttcataaatattttggtGGATATTTGGCAGTTTATTGTTAAGAAATTTTCGTTAGCTTCTTATCAATGTAGAACTGCAAAAGGCACTAACATTTCATTGCTATATAATCACTTGGAGGGTTTTTTGTTGAAGAGTATTCTTGAATTGGCTGGAGAAATGCAAAATGATCTTATTCAATTGCAAGCCatttccttccttgagcaattAATCAGATCTGCTCTTCTCTATAGGTTTGGTGATTTTACAACAATGAAAACTGTCCGGGTTATATTATCACAGCTTAGTGAGGGGAGGCTATCATATGATTTATATCTTCAGTTGTTGCTTGCTCATTCTCAGTTTGCTCCCACTCTCCATTCAGTGCGCAAACAAGCAGGTTCCCTTTTGAAGCCTGTATCCAGCATTCTGAAATGTCTTGTGATTCCTTCTCTTGATCATTGTGAAAATGATGTGAAACACAGAGGGCTAACGACTGAGCTCTCTAGTGGACCATTGGAAATTGTTAAAATACTTTGGatacttttattggttaaggcTCGTCAAATTGACTCAGATAatggaaatgacattgatgtaaatttaaaagaacTGCATGCACTGCTTCGTCATTCTTATGGTGCAACAGTCAACTGGATTGATTTGGAAATATACAATCTGATGCAACAGATTGAGTCTATGAGTGGCCTGCTGTCTCAAAATGCCAAGTTAGATTCAGAAACAATTGAAGAATGGTACAAAAGCCAGCATAGAGACAACTTTCCAATTGACCCTGACATATGCGTGTCAACAGTTCTCTATTTTCCGTATGATAGAACTTTCTCTGATGAGCTACCATCTATAAACAAGATTGAACCAGATACTCCTAGGAAAAAGGTTCAAGCACATTTTAAGCTACCTGCCTGAATCTGTGTTTCCTGTCTGTAGTTTTGTACCTGTTCTAGTTTATTTATCATTATGTTAACTAACTGCATAAAATCCTATACAggtactttattctcatgttgaaGATAAAGAACGTTATGATCCTGTATTTATATTGCGATTTTCAATTCATAGTCTCTCAAAGGCTTATGTAGCGCCTGTGGAGTTTGCTGGTTCAGGGTTGCTTGCGATTGCATTTGTTAGCTTGTCTTCCCCAGACCAAGGGATAAGAAGATTAGCGTATGGCactcttgataaatttaagaATGCAGTAGAGGTTGGTAACATGTGTATcagtttatgtttatttttttatcatataaaatttcattttggaaATACCAGATTATTTTCCATaactcaaaatttatttatttatttctatattgttgatactttttttattcCCATATGGagagctatttttttttttaatggaataaTCTGATTTGGGTTTGTGAAAATGGGTATGTTGGCTGTTCGTTTTCCCTGAGGCAGTTTCTCATGCTTCTTTTCAGATGTTTTGGCAAAAACAAGGATGTTTTTGTGAGGTCTTTTGTGTAATACTGTATTTTGTATGTTGACTGTTCAATTGGTCATTTTCCATGGGGCCGTTTCTCATGATTCATTTCTGATGTTTTAGCAAGAAAAAGAATGCTAAATATCTGCCAGtatgtttttttgttaattctTTATAGTATTACTGTAATTTGGTAAATTGGTTAGATAAAAATGTCAGTATTTTTATGGGtgttttatttctctttcatcTGCTTTGGGATTGAGTTGTGTTTATAGTGTCTCTTTGTTGTTTTGCTCATGTTATAGTGGGAAAACTTTTATTATTGATATGGAAAGAGATTAGACAACTTtgctgtttctttttattttgtccaAAAAATGCCTGTTGGGAAAGTTCAGCTAGAGAATCTTATGAGACTGTAAGGTTGTGGAAGCCTCTAAAACCGTTTGCAAGCCAGGGCCAAAGTGAATATTTGTTGAATTTTTGGGCTTCGACTTTTTCCTGGGGCTGATTTGTAGGGGTCAGTGCTCTCTGAATGAGGCATTATTAGAGAATATAATAGTGTATTGGATAGGATTCTATGgaattcaaatattatatcatattaatgACTGCCTTTCTGTTTTTGTGTATATACATATTATTCCTTGTTCAAAGATTATGTTTGATTAGCAATCAAAATGTCTTACAGAAGTGCCAAAAGAGGAAGGATGTAATGGGACTTCGGCTTCTATTAAATTCTGTTCAAAACAGCATAGAAGAGCCATGGCAAAGAATCCCATCAGTTATTGCTTTATTTGCTGCAGAGGCATCTTGTGTATTGTTAGATCCGGCACATGATCATTATGCAGCTATAAGtacattttttatacattcatCTAAGTTGAATATGAGGGTATATATCTATGGCTTGAAATTTCTTTCACaatttgttgactttttttaatggaattttttgctttttattgaaaaatccaTTTGCTTCAATTTTGTAGGTTATGTTTGATAACTTTTTTTGGAGTACCTCTGTCAATTTCAAAGCAGAGAGGTCTTGGATGCTTCGCCTAGTATATGCAGGGATGAACTCAGATGATGATGCTGCGATATATATCAGGAACTCTATCCTTGAGAAGCTAATGAGTTTTTACGTCTCTTCTCTTTCAGATTTTGAGTCTAAGAACCTGATTATTGAGGTAAATACACAtacttaaaatttgtttttattttttaaagtctaTCCTACTTTAACTTATTGTTCTCTTATCAGCTTGAATGTTTCATAGCTGTGATGACATCCATGTCAAGGAGTTTCTGATTTTGAACCCAATGGTTTGAGATGTTGATGAAACATGCTTTTTTCCTATGTGTGATTCTCACTGTGACTACTCCTTTTTCCTCTACCAATATAACATTGGgctattttatttactttgcaGGTGATAAATAAATCTGTTAAATTGCACAAGATTACCCGTCATCTAGTGAAGCattgttctttattttcatggttTTCGTCTCTCATCTCCGTTGCCAGACAGAGGCTTaatggaaatgaaaataaactttTCTTGAAGCATGTGTTGGTAGCATTGAAGGTAAGTAAGCGCTTGATTCTCATTCGGTTTGTATTTCTTGTTGGATGCAGGAAGGTCCTCTTTGattttcctttgaaatgtgTTGGGGGTTTTCTAAAATTATGACTTGTCAGCCTGCATATTTTTTTAGCAAGATTGTTCATTGATCATTGTGCTGAAGAGGGTAAAAGAGAAGCAGTTTGATAATGATGGAATTATCAACACATGCACCCCTCTGACCCTCTACCTCTAGAGTTAAACCAAACTACTAGATCTCACAGCAATTCACATAACAGAGAGAAATTATCAATTCACAATGCACACACCAAAAGAAAGAGAGACTGTAGAATAAAGATTAGGATCTCAAGTGATATACCTCTCAGATCCCAGAGCTGCAGGTGCCAGGCCCCAGGCCATTACTCACAATTTCTGAATATCCCCCCTCCCAAATATTCCTTTTTCAATCATAGCTTCAGCTGCAACAGAATCTCCACTTTGCATAACTGCCTCCTCTGCCATGTGtccctcttcttctctttcctctGTAGACTCTCCAAATCCTTGGCCCCATAATGTGTTGAGCCAAAAGCTGATCCCTCTGGTTTTATGCCCtataaaataatccaaaagtttttctaaaaacaaaaatgaggaaGTTCAAATCATAAAACAATAACTTGTCTTCTGTGATGTTAAATTGTATTTGTGAGCTAAAACTGATCACCTAAACTCCCACCTAATTTTCTTGGCATGCTTGATCATTTAGCACTTATCTGAAGGGTTACCTGTTATTGTCTACCTATGAGCTTGGATTAGCTTCAACACCATAAAGGTTATTACCTAAAATTGTTAGTCAAGCTGTCTTTTTGATTCCTTTGACCGGAATTATATATTTACTGATTTGCTAATGATATTTTAATgtaatgtttattaaattttgtaacctTGTTTATGTTTGAGAAATGcccatatttattaatttattttttaactttcagttttctttttcctttacaCTGAGTACCCCTATTATTATTTAGGTTGTCAATGATGTTATTTCATCAGGAGGCATCTCCAAGTGGTTGCAAAATCATGGCCTTGAGCAGCTTATGGAGCTTTCATCAAAtctatttaatttcttattccAGGATGCAACATTGACAAATGAAACTGTAGTACTAGTTAATCCTTTTCTACGAATGATAGCATCAGTGTTGAAATTAtctcaaaaaaggaaaatatatcaGCCACATTTTACCCTATCAATTGAGGGCTTGTATCAGATGTACCAGGCTGGCAGTGTGTGTAATCAAGCCATAAAAAGCATTAAACCAGAGCTTGCACTTGAAGCCATACTTATGAATGCACCTCCTGTTTCCATTTTCATGATGGTACTTTCTTTGATCCCctcatttattactttttttattattaaacctTGATCACTGATACTCTAttgcatatttaattaaattgaattgttCAAAGGCATACAATAAAATCTTGGCttgcttatatttttatttgactttAGCTACACCAATGCAATTGATTTTCATGCAATGTATTGGTTATTTATTGTGTACTGACTATGATACCTggagatgaaaataataaacaattcacTGTTCATGCTTCGTAGTGTTTAAAGTTGTACAAATGTTACATGATTATGTTTTGATTACACTTGCGctgtatataataaattattttactctatCGAAAGAGttaactttgaaaataattttggcATTTGTAATTGCTGTGGGTTTTAGATTTGGCTTGTTTATTATGGTTTTTCTCACTTTACAATAAAGGTTcattgctgagcaaaaaaaacaataaaggtTCATTCCTCCGAGAAATCCTGTTCATCAGGCTAAAGCTCTAATTCTGATTAAGCAATTACTTCCTCTATATTTTGACCAATTTGCTTATAATTATGGATTTAGGCAAATGAGTGGGTGGATCCTATCATGCAATGACTGTCATACAGATACAAATGCTTGCATTTGTTTGTTATATTGACTTTTTTTGAGTGGGTATGAATAACCACCACATTTGTATGTACACAGAATCAGGAAAGGCTACAAAGCTTTCTTATCTGGGCAACTACAACTGCTTTACAGTCCGAGTCTTTACAAAGGCTGGGGTCCAATGAGTCTCAGTTCTCAAGAAATAATTCAAGGGAAGATTTTCGAGAGAACTCAGTAGTTTCAACATTTCTACGTTGGTTAACAGCATCAGTAATCAATGGGAAGCTccataaaaaatcttataattggGATTCAGAATTTGCTGAAACGCACAACCTTGAATCCCTGCATTCTTTGCTGGTGCATGTTGAAAATACCTCTGGACAAAGAAATGATATTGATATTGGTGCTGAGGAGGTACTAGCTTCAACAATCTTCCATCTCCAACTGCGTCTTGGTGTCAATCATGAAGTGCTACCATCAGTTGTATGTGCTCTCTGTCTCCTGATGTTTGGTGCCTCTAAATTTGCAGGTATGCTCATACATTTAATTATGGTTTACTGAATGCAATTATCGACACTCTTGCTTTTGGCCAGttatttatgctttttatttcattctatAGTCAGCAGAACTGATTTATTGAAAGACTACAACACATTAATATCATCATACAGTTCAAGGGTACGGTGTCCTCCTGAAGCTAATCCAACTTGGAGATGGTAATTTTTCTTGGTCTTCTAATttctcatccttttcttctttatatGGTCTGTAGTCATGATGTTAAATAAGGAAAACGTAATTTCTtagcttaattttataattcttggtcacttctaaatttttttggaGACTATGGGGGAACATTTTATGTGTCAGGCTCAAAGCACTTTAATTATATGGATTTTTTCTAACAAATTATTGGATTTGAGTTTCGATTATCAGCATCTGATCTGGTGAGTGGAATTGGGCGAAATTGATTCAGTAAAAAATTTGCCCACCTAAAATTAGCTTTGGTTTTTCTGTAGGTGAACTTAAATGAACTAGAATGTGTATTTTACTGCTATATCACAACGAAGTTTAATGGGATTTTAGTATTTATCTatgcttaaaaaattatcatattggACCGGTTTGTTGTTTAGGTCGTTTTATCAGCCATGGAAGGATGATTCTCTGGAGCTCACTGACTCGCAGAAGATGGAGGAATATCATGCTTGCCTAACTTTGTTAGTTATTATCTCTAATGTTCTTGGTGCAAAGAAATTAGAGTCGGCTAGTTTATCCCCTGTAGATTTAGAGAGATCTGGCTTATTCCAATGGGAAATAAGTTTACTAAGAAACTAAGTTTATACAAGAGTCgttagctttttatttttattttttgtacgtTAGTAAGTGTACAGCTAGTGTCAAAGTATCGATATATTTGAAAATGCAAATTTTGCCAATGAAAACAGGCCATCTTTTATGTATTTGATGGCATTatataagttaaattaaaattatggtcCTTATATATACTAAAAGGTGTGCAGAAAAAATCAAACCGAACTGATCGAAAACTAAACTGAACTGAATcattttgaaaaaatcaaaCCATTTTGGAGAAAAAACTAAACCGAATTACTTGAAAGCAGTTTGGTTAATCGAACAATTTTTaaaggtttggtttggttcttCACAAAAATCAATCCATATATGATAAAACATGGATAACTGAATtgaacataacttttttttttttatataaaaaatcactttataaAATGGTTTGGTTAACAGAACCGCTTTTATAAAGTGAATAAAAAGTGGAAGGGTTTGGATTTTTAAAGAAATCCAATTTTTGCATAGCCTTAACTAGCATATTTTCGGTCAGGTGAATACACTGACCTGTCTATTTTTTGCAATTACATATTGGGTTGGTTACAACTTTATTAAATTACTTCATGGACAAAAACTCCTTTTTAGTCTCTTTTTATCTCTCTTCAATCTAGTTGTGGAAGGAAAATATTTATGCAGTGAGCAAGAGAATTTACATTGAAACATGTAGTAGAAATGGTTTTATTGGAGAGTTGACATCCAAACATGGTCCATGATAAAGTGAAACGGCATTACAAAAAGCTGCAAACCTTTCTCATAATTTCTTTCAGATTTAATGGAAACAAAATCTTATGAGAGAATATGGGAATTGGAGTCCTTTCCAGTGGGTTCGCTTTGTAAGGACATGAGCATCATCATCCAACAAGATACAAACAATCCAATTTGGTTGGATATGTCCCTCCCGTATTATTTACCTGAGTTTGTTGAAGACTCATATATACTATTAGAATGGTGCTCAAAGTGCGGCTATGCACTCAATTTCAATCTTGGCATCCATTGGCAAGCCAGCTACTTGATAGGTTGACCGAGCCGGGGGAGGTGAAGGGAAGTCTGAAACCATTTGAGCcataattaaatgattattgACACCAATACCAGCAAAagtttaaaaagtataaattataaaaatgggtAAATTGTAGCACTAAACAAAGATCTTGTCACTCAAACAAGAGTAGAAGAGTGGATTTTCTTGCattaataatgttttattttttcaagataaaaCATAAACAAAGCCATCACAAGCCAACATATGAATCTTCAATTACAAAATCTAGAAGTTAACATATGGACCAAGGATTAATTTTTACagtacaataaaatttattatcagaAGTGAAATTCATTGGTAAGTGGCAGTGTAGATTGTAgcacaatataatttatttgtctgCAATATTAAACAGATGGCTAATTACTGTTATCAAAAgagataacaaataaaaaaagtttagaacAGAGGTACTTGTCATTACAACTAGATAATCTATTGCTAGCTTTAAGCAAGAATGTGAGCTATTATTATTGTCAAGGAAACATCAAAATCACTACCATAGAACTCACATTTAGCATAGATCTCATTAACTTTCTTGAAGTCCTTCAAGTCAGCCAACCTGGAGGAAATAAGCAGTATATAGTCAGCTTGCCAGCACTCAATACAATTCAAAGTAAGGAAGAGCACATGATTCATACAAAATAGTTGTCTTAACAACTGATGAATAGCTGGCACCCCCAGATTTTAGGATCTCTCCCATATTTTTGAGAACCTGCAATGtgcaattattttacaaatgttGGTGACAAAATCAGCAAAGTGCCATTTTACAACAACGCAACAATATCAAGACACGTTACTAGCATATGTTACTGTAAAAGTAAGAGGAATTTAAATGCATCTACCAGCCAATGATTAATGCATCTACCAGCCAATGATTAATGACGTTCAAAGAATGTACTCAAGTTGCAAAAATTATCAACATTATCAGGCATATGTACCTGCTCTGTCTGATCTTCAACATTATCAGAGATGAACTTCCCTGTCTGCATTAGAGAGCAAAACATATATCAGGCAGCCAGAATAAATGCACAACTGCACACACATACAGAAGAGTGAACTTCAGATGGAAGATATCAAACCTCAGGAATAAGGCCAAGAACACCTGACACAAACAGAAGGTTGTTGGCTTTGATTGCTTGAGAGTATGGCCCCAATGCCGCTGGGGCCTTTTCAGTTTGAACAGCTTCCTTTAAACCTGCaatcaatgaaaaaaatgattggCAGCATAAGATTTGGATAAAGATAAAGGAAAAAACAATTGGCAGCAGAAGATTtggataaagataaaagaaaaaacaattggCAGCAGAAGATttggataaagataaaaatagaaatgcaAAGGTTTTTCATGAAAACAATATAATCTTTCTCCCTTTGCATCTCTCTGccaaaatacaaaaggcatctCAACTAGGTCCAATACATTAGTTCAAACAAGCAGTAACCATACTAGTTTGCCAACAGAGAACATGAAAGTCTATCAAAGGGTAAATACACTTCAATGCAGTTAACTAGCTAAGCAATGCAGTACCCCCACTAAAAGATCCTATCACAGATTACCAAGTACAGtaagtttgttaacttttacAATAACTATCATACTATAAGTCATATAAATGATGGTTTTTGATTCGTCTGACACTCAAcaatataaaattgtgttatACTGAAACATCTTGTTCTTTCAAGACATTGGAAAACAAAGAAATAGTGAATTTTCTCAAGATAATAATGTACTTACAAAATTCCATTTCAATTCATCCTATTTCATCATCATATCCTGGATGTGATATGGTTTCGAAGGATGAACTTGACAGTTCAAATGAGATTTCCATTGGTGTGCATCTAATAAGAATTGAACCTACGAATTCGCCATGGCTAAAGTGAGTCGGTGACTCATATCCTTTCTTTAAATAGAAATTCTGTCTTATGATCTAACTTTTTATTATATGGTAAGTTTAGATTT contains:
- the LOC100785544 gene encoding reactive Intermediate Deaminase A, chloroplastic; translated protein: MASFCAARTFNIPAMNAGVLRRRASWAAGIVGASVAGAALLRSCSSKRSAPFACMSLSTDTSLKEAVQTEKAPAALGPYSQAIKANNLLFVSGVLGLIPETGKFISDNVEDQTEQVLKNMGEILKSGGASYSSVVKTTILLADLKDFKKVNEIYAKYFPSPPPARSTYQVAGLPMDAKIEIECIAAL